In a single window of the Drosophila miranda strain MSH22 chromosome XL, D.miranda_PacBio2.1, whole genome shotgun sequence genome:
- the LOC108160071 gene encoding neuropathy target esterase sws isoform X3, whose product MDFPSIRFSDLEWMYLYCALGVLSMLFIGWFVYFKRLARLRLRHEIARSLSAVTMASGGDLRGPRFRKRDKMLFYGRRMLRKMKNVSGQMYSSGKGYKRRAVIRFARRILQLRRENMPLEVRTVEPPAEYLEETMEGSDRVPPDALYMLQSIRIFGHFEKPIFLRLCKHTQLLDLMGGDYLFKITDPDDSVYIVQSGMINVYISNADGSTLSLKTVRKGESVTSLLSFIDVLSGNPSYYKTVTAKAIEKSVVIRLPMAAFQEVFKDSPDVMIRVIQVIMIRLQRVLFTALRNYLGLNAELVQNHMRFKGSSQGAGPSVYCSQTTRQATGSASATATAAAASGTAGSTHTAVPRPASSLSRYSQDEQHTLSDPNPGIPNLELSGDSVNTLFGEVNGGVRLNSYPPLYHQRESDGNLSTRRGSITQQEQPEVGPVPVPSIDMRLVKSSAVDSLRKELGLPEQDAHIIDPFVEVREMEPNVTLITEGNADDVCVWFVMTGTLAVYQGNADATRIKQDKTDLLIHYVHPGEIVGGLAMLTGEASAYTIRSRNHSRVAFIRRAAIYQIMRQRPRIVLDLGNGVVRRLSPLVRQCDYALDWIFLESGRALYRQDESSDSTYIVLSGRMRSVITHPGGKKEIVGEYGKGDLVGIVEMITETSRTTTVMAVRDSELAKLPEGLFNAIKLRYPIVVTKLISFLSHRFLGSMQTRTTTGAPGAPVEANPVTHKYSTVALVPITDDVPLTPFTYELYHSLCAIGPVLRLTSDLARKQLGMNIFDASNEYRLTSWLAQQEDRNIITLYQCDNALSPWTQRCMRQADVVLIVGLGDHSHLVGKFEREIDRLALRTQKELVLLYPETASSKPANTLSWLNARPWVTKHHHVLCVKRIFTRKSQYRINDLYSRVLLSEPNMHSDFSRLARWLTGNSIGLVLGGGGARGAAHIGMLKAIQEAGIPIDMVGGVSIGALMGALWCSERNITTVTQKAREWSKKMTKWFLQLLDLTYPITSMFSGREFNKTIHETFGDVNIEDLWIPYFTLTTDITASCHRIHTNGSLWRYVRSSMSLSGYMPPLCDPKDGHLLLDGGYVNNLPADVMHNLGAAHIIAIDVGSQDDTDLTNYGDDLSGWWLLYKKWNPFTAPVKVPDLPDIQSRLAYVSCVRQLEEVKNSDYCEYIRPPIDKYKTLAFGSFDEIRDVGYVFGKNYFEGMAKAGRLGRFNQWFSKEPPKRGNHASLNEYTFIDLAQIVCRLPETYGLNPSDLFSEDEDCDGYISEPTTLNTDVRRYQVPRGGNSLSLSETEMDMDSDVEMDLKMERKIDKATQSTPPLQSKAQILRRKHSKEEARHEWEIKREQKQELAREQELERERELSQKGTTAGATGYTPNAVIATQTSLIFMDEEDEMDKKKTKDNDRDEVKGSAEDKGKKKEEEKENRSNTNNETKNYL is encoded by the exons ATGGATTTTCCCAGTATTCGGTTTTCGGATCTCGAATGG ATGTACCTGTACTGCGCCCTTGGCGTGCTCAGCATGCTGTTCATCGGCTGGTTCGTGTACTTCAAGCGCCTGGCACGACTACGGCTGCGCCACGAGATCGCCCGCTCGCTGAGCGCGGTGACCATGGCCTCGGGCGGGGATCTGCGCGGCCCACGCTTTCGCAAGCGCGACAAGATGCTCTTCTACGGTAGACGCATGCTGCGCAAGATGAAGAACGTCAGCGGGCAGATGTACAGCAGCGGCAAGGGCTACAAGCGGCGGGCGGTGATTCGGTTCGCCCGCCGCATCCTTCAGCTGCGTCGCGAAAACATGCCGCTGGAGGTGCGCACCGTTGAGCCGCCGGCGGAGTACCTGGAGGAGACCATGGAGGGCAGCGATCGAGTGCCCCCCGACGCCCTCTACATGCTGCAGAGCATCCGCATCTTTGGGCACTTCGAGAAGCCCATCTTCCTGCGGTTGTGCAAGCACACCCAGCTGCTGGACCTGATGGGCGGCGACTATCTGTTCAAGATCACCGACCCGGACGACAGTGTCTACATCGTGCAATCGGGCATGATCAATGTCTACATCTCGAATGCGGACGGCAGCACGCTCTCCCTGAAGACGGTGCGCAAGGGCGAGTCGGTGACCTCGCTGCTCAGCTTCATCGATGTGCTGTCCGGCAATCCCAGCTACTACAAGACGGTGACGGCCAAGGCCATAGAAAAATCGGTGGTCATTCGACTGCCCATGGCG GCCTTCCAGGAGGTGTTCAAGGACAGTCCGGATGTGATGATCCGTGTTATTCAGGTGATAATGATACGACTGCAGCGCGTTCTGTTTACGGCACTGCGCAACTACCTCGGCCTCAATGCGGAGCTCGTTCAGAATCACATGCGTTTCAAGGGCAGCAGTCAGGGGGCCGGGCCTTCCGTCTATTGCTCGCAAACAACGCGACAGGCCACTGGCTCAGCATCGGCTacggcaacggcagcggcagccagcGGTACAGCCGGTTCAACACACACGGCGGTACCAAGGCCAGCCAGCTCCCTGTCGCGTTACTCACAGGACGAGCAGCACACGCTGTCCGATCCGAATCCTGGCATTCCGAATCTAGAGCTGAGCGGGGACAGTGTGAACACACTATTCGGCGAGGTGAATGGCGGCGTTAGGCTCAATAGCTATCCCCCGTTGTACCACCAGCGCGAATCCGACGGTAATCTGTCCACTCGTCGCGGCTCCATAACGCAACAGGAGCAGCCCGAGGTCgggccagtgccagtgccgtCGATAGACATGCGACTGGTCAAGTCTTCGGCGGTGGACAGTCTACGCAAGGAGCTGGGTCTGCCCGAACAGGATGCCCATATCATTGATCCGTTCGTGGAGGTGCGGGAAATGGAGCCGAACGTGACCCTCATCACCGAGGGCAATGCGGACGATGTGTGCGTGTGGTTTGTGATGACCGGTACACTGGCCGTGTACCAGGGCAATGCGGATGCTACGCGCATCAAGCAGGATAAAACGGACTTGCTCATCCACTATGTACACCCCGGGGAGATAGTCGGTGGCCTGGCCATGCTTACGGGGGAGGCCAGCGCGTACACCATTCGCTCGCGGAATCACAGTCGCGTGGCATTCATCAGGCGTGCAGCTATATACCA AATCATGCGTCAGCGTCCGCGCATTGTGCTGGACCTTGGCAATGGGGTAGTGCGGCGTCTGTCGCCGCTGGTACGCCAATGCGACTACGCCCTGGACTGGATCTTCCTGGAGTCCGGCAGGGCCCTGTACCGGCAGGACGAGAGCAGCGACAGCACCTATATCGTGCTCAGCGGCCGCATGCGCTCTGTGATCACACATCCCGGCGGCAAGAAGGAGATCGTTGGCGAGTACGGCAAGGGCGATCTCGTGGGCATCGTTGAGATGATCACGGAGACGTCACGCACAACCACAGTGATGGCGGTGCGCGACTCGGAGTTGGCCAAGCTCCCGGAGGGTCTCTTCAACGCCATCAAGCTGCGCTACCCGATTGTGGTGACCAAGCTGATCAGTTTCCTTAGCCATCGCTTTCTCGGCTCGATGCAGACGCGCACGACCACTGGAGCGCCCGGGGCACCCGTCGAGGCCAATCCCGTCACGCACAAATACTCCACGGTGGCCCTGGTACCCATCACAGACGATGTGCCCCTGACACCCTTCACCTACGAGCTCTACCACTCGCTGTGTGCCATCG GTCCTGTCCTGCGCCTGACCTCGGACTTGGCGCGCAAACAGCTGGGAATGAACATATTCGACGCATCGAACGAATACAGGCTGACCTCGTGGCTGGCCCAGCAGGAGGACCGCAACATTATAACCCTCTATCAGTGCGACAATGCGCTGAGTCCCTGGACCCAGCGTTGTATGCGTCAGGCGGACGTCGTCCTCATTGTGGGCCTGGGCGACCACTCGCATTTGGTGGGGAAGTTTGAGCGCGAGATCGATCGTCTGGCATTGCGCACCCAGAAGGAACTGGTCCTACTGTACCCGGAGACGGCGTCCTCAAAGCCGGCCAACACGCTCAGCTGGCTGAACGCTCGTCCTTGGGTGACCAAGCACCACCATGTGCTGTGTGTGAAGCGCATCTTCACGCGCAAAAGCCAATACCGCATT AATGATCTCTACAGTCGTGTGCTGCTATCCGAACCGAATATGCATTCCGATTTCTCGCGCCTGGCCCGCTGGCTGACGGGCAACTCGATTGGTCTGGTGTTGGGCGGTGGTGGTGCACGTGGCGCGGCCCATATTGGTATGCTTAAGGCCATCCAGGAGGCGGGCATACCCATCGACATGGTCGGGGGCGTCAGCATTGGTGCGTTGATGGGGGCCCTCTGGTGCTCGGAGCGGAACATTACCACGGTCACCCAGAAGGCGCGCGAGTGGTCGAAG AAAATGACCAAATGGTTCCTACAACTCTTGGATCTAACCTATCCCATCACATCGATGTTTTCTGGACGGGAGTTCAACAAGACCATACATGAAACCTTCGGGGATGTGAATATCGAGGATCTGTGGATACCCTACTTCACACTGACGACGGATATCACCGCCAGCTGCCATCGCATCCACACCAACG GATCTCTGTGGCGCTATGTACGCTCGTCCATGTCGCTTAGCGGCTACATGCCGCCCCTCTGCGACCCAAAAGATGGGCACCTTCTACTGGATGGCGGCTATGTAAATAACTTGCCAG CTGATGTGATGCACAATCTGGGCGCCGCTCACATAATCGCCATCGATGTGGGGTCGCAGGACGATACGGATCTGACCAACTACGGGGACGACCTAAGCGGCTGGTGGCTGCTCTACAAGAAGTGGAATCCGTTCACCGCACCCGTGAAGGTGCCCGATCTGCCGGACATTCAGTCGCGGCTCGCCTACGTCTCCTGCGTTCGACAACTGGAG GAGGTAAAGAACTCTGATTACTGCGAATACATTCGACCGCCCATCGACAAGTACAAGACCCTGGCGTTTGGCAGCTTCGACGAGATCCGCGACGTGGGCTATGTGTTCGGCAAGAACTACTTTGAGGGCATGGCCAAGGCGGGTCGGTTGGGCAGGTTCAATCAGTGGTTCAGCAAGGAGCCGCCCAAGCGGGGCAACCACGCCTCGCTCAACGAGTACACATTCATCGATTTGGCGCAGATCGTGTGCCGGCTGCCGGAGACCTATGGCTTGAACCCGTCGGATCTCTTCAGCGAGGATGAAGACTGCGATGGCTACATATCGGAACCAACGACACTGAACACG GATGTCCGGCGCTATCAGGTACCTCGTGGCGGCAACTCTTTGTCGTTGTCTGAGACTGAAATGGACATGGACTCGGACGTGGAGATGGATTTGAAAATGGAGCGCAAAATAGACAAGGCTACACAGTCCACACCGCCACTACAGAGCAAAGCACAGATTCTACGGCGAAAGCATTCGAAGGAGGAGGCTAGACACGAATGGGAAATCAAGCGGGAGCAGAAACAGGAGTTGGCGCGCGAGCAGGAACTGGAGCGAGAAAGGGAACTCAGTCAGAAGGGTACCACTGCGGGGGCCACTGGCTATACCCCAAACGCAGTCATCGCCACACAAACCTCGCTGATATTCATGGATGAAGAGGACGAGATGGACAAGAAAAAGACTAAAGACAATGACAGGGATGAGGTTAAGGGTAGTGCAGAGGATAAGGGAAAGAAAAAGGAGGAGGAAAAAGAGAACAGAAGCAACACGAATAACGAAACCAAAAACTATCTATAG
- the LOC108160071 gene encoding neuropathy target esterase sws isoform X2 gives MDVLELLRVSGSNMYYSTFLADAWCYYISNQITMTMYLYCALGVLSMLFIGWFVYFKRLARLRLRHEIARSLSAVTMASGGDLRGPRFRKRDKMLFYGRRMLRKMKNVSGQMYSSGKGYKRRAVIRFARRILQLRRENMPLEVRTVEPPAEYLEETMEGSDRVPPDALYMLQSIRIFGHFEKPIFLRLCKHTQLLDLMGGDYLFKITDPDDSVYIVQSGMINVYISNADGSTLSLKTVRKGESVTSLLSFIDVLSGNPSYYKTVTAKAIEKSVVIRLPMAAFQEVFKDSPDVMIRVIQVIMIRLQRVLFTALRNYLGLNAELVQNHMRFKGSSQGAGPSVYCSQTTRQATGSASATATAAAASGTAGSTHTAVPRPASSLSRYSQDEQHTLSDPNPGIPNLELSGDSVNTLFGEVNGGVRLNSYPPLYHQRESDGNLSTRRGSITQQEQPEVGPVPVPSIDMRLVKSSAVDSLRKELGLPEQDAHIIDPFVEVREMEPNVTLITEGNADDVCVWFVMTGTLAVYQGNADATRIKQDKTDLLIHYVHPGEIVGGLAMLTGEASAYTIRSRNHSRVAFIRRAAIYQIMRQRPRIVLDLGNGVVRRLSPLVRQCDYALDWIFLESGRALYRQDESSDSTYIVLSGRMRSVITHPGGKKEIVGEYGKGDLVGIVEMITETSRTTTVMAVRDSELAKLPEGLFNAIKLRYPIVVTKLISFLSHRFLGSMQTRTTTGAPGAPVEANPVTHKYSTVALVPITDDVPLTPFTYELYHSLCAIGPVLRLTSDLARKQLGMNIFDASNEYRLTSWLAQQEDRNIITLYQCDNALSPWTQRCMRQADVVLIVGLGDHSHLVGKFEREIDRLALRTQKELVLLYPETASSKPANTLSWLNARPWVTKHHHVLCVKRIFTRKSQYRINDLYSRVLLSEPNMHSDFSRLARWLTGNSIGLVLGGGGARGAAHIGMLKAIQEAGIPIDMVGGVSIGALMGALWCSERNITTVTQKAREWSKKMTKWFLQLLDLTYPITSMFSGREFNKTIHETFGDVNIEDLWIPYFTLTTDITASCHRIHTNGHLWRYCRASMSIAGVFPPFCDYRDGHLLLDGCYTNNVPADVMHNLGAAHIIAIDVGSQDDTDLTNYGDDLSGWWLLYKKWNPFTAPVKVPDLPDIQSRLAYVSCVRQLEEVKNSDYCEYIRPPIDKYKTLAFGSFDEIRDVGYVFGKNYFEGMAKAGRLGRFNQWFSKEPPKRGNHASLNEYTFIDLAQIVCRLPETYGLNPSDLFSEDEDCDGYISEPTTLNTDVRRYQVPRGGNSLSLSETEMDMDSDVEMDLKMERKIDKATQSTPPLQSKAQILRRKHSKEEARHEWEIKREQKQELAREQELERERELSQKGTTAGATGYTPNAVIATQTSLIFMDEEDEMDKKKTKDNDRDEVKGSAEDKGKKKEEEKENRSNTNNETKNYL, from the exons ATGGATGTCCTGGAACTGTTGCGTGTGAGTGGTTCAAACATGTACTACAGCACATTCTTAGCGGATGCCTGGTGCTACTACATCTCCAATCAAATAACAATGACG ATGTACCTGTACTGCGCCCTTGGCGTGCTCAGCATGCTGTTCATCGGCTGGTTCGTGTACTTCAAGCGCCTGGCACGACTACGGCTGCGCCACGAGATCGCCCGCTCGCTGAGCGCGGTGACCATGGCCTCGGGCGGGGATCTGCGCGGCCCACGCTTTCGCAAGCGCGACAAGATGCTCTTCTACGGTAGACGCATGCTGCGCAAGATGAAGAACGTCAGCGGGCAGATGTACAGCAGCGGCAAGGGCTACAAGCGGCGGGCGGTGATTCGGTTCGCCCGCCGCATCCTTCAGCTGCGTCGCGAAAACATGCCGCTGGAGGTGCGCACCGTTGAGCCGCCGGCGGAGTACCTGGAGGAGACCATGGAGGGCAGCGATCGAGTGCCCCCCGACGCCCTCTACATGCTGCAGAGCATCCGCATCTTTGGGCACTTCGAGAAGCCCATCTTCCTGCGGTTGTGCAAGCACACCCAGCTGCTGGACCTGATGGGCGGCGACTATCTGTTCAAGATCACCGACCCGGACGACAGTGTCTACATCGTGCAATCGGGCATGATCAATGTCTACATCTCGAATGCGGACGGCAGCACGCTCTCCCTGAAGACGGTGCGCAAGGGCGAGTCGGTGACCTCGCTGCTCAGCTTCATCGATGTGCTGTCCGGCAATCCCAGCTACTACAAGACGGTGACGGCCAAGGCCATAGAAAAATCGGTGGTCATTCGACTGCCCATGGCG GCCTTCCAGGAGGTGTTCAAGGACAGTCCGGATGTGATGATCCGTGTTATTCAGGTGATAATGATACGACTGCAGCGCGTTCTGTTTACGGCACTGCGCAACTACCTCGGCCTCAATGCGGAGCTCGTTCAGAATCACATGCGTTTCAAGGGCAGCAGTCAGGGGGCCGGGCCTTCCGTCTATTGCTCGCAAACAACGCGACAGGCCACTGGCTCAGCATCGGCTacggcaacggcagcggcagccagcGGTACAGCCGGTTCAACACACACGGCGGTACCAAGGCCAGCCAGCTCCCTGTCGCGTTACTCACAGGACGAGCAGCACACGCTGTCCGATCCGAATCCTGGCATTCCGAATCTAGAGCTGAGCGGGGACAGTGTGAACACACTATTCGGCGAGGTGAATGGCGGCGTTAGGCTCAATAGCTATCCCCCGTTGTACCACCAGCGCGAATCCGACGGTAATCTGTCCACTCGTCGCGGCTCCATAACGCAACAGGAGCAGCCCGAGGTCgggccagtgccagtgccgtCGATAGACATGCGACTGGTCAAGTCTTCGGCGGTGGACAGTCTACGCAAGGAGCTGGGTCTGCCCGAACAGGATGCCCATATCATTGATCCGTTCGTGGAGGTGCGGGAAATGGAGCCGAACGTGACCCTCATCACCGAGGGCAATGCGGACGATGTGTGCGTGTGGTTTGTGATGACCGGTACACTGGCCGTGTACCAGGGCAATGCGGATGCTACGCGCATCAAGCAGGATAAAACGGACTTGCTCATCCACTATGTACACCCCGGGGAGATAGTCGGTGGCCTGGCCATGCTTACGGGGGAGGCCAGCGCGTACACCATTCGCTCGCGGAATCACAGTCGCGTGGCATTCATCAGGCGTGCAGCTATATACCA AATCATGCGTCAGCGTCCGCGCATTGTGCTGGACCTTGGCAATGGGGTAGTGCGGCGTCTGTCGCCGCTGGTACGCCAATGCGACTACGCCCTGGACTGGATCTTCCTGGAGTCCGGCAGGGCCCTGTACCGGCAGGACGAGAGCAGCGACAGCACCTATATCGTGCTCAGCGGCCGCATGCGCTCTGTGATCACACATCCCGGCGGCAAGAAGGAGATCGTTGGCGAGTACGGCAAGGGCGATCTCGTGGGCATCGTTGAGATGATCACGGAGACGTCACGCACAACCACAGTGATGGCGGTGCGCGACTCGGAGTTGGCCAAGCTCCCGGAGGGTCTCTTCAACGCCATCAAGCTGCGCTACCCGATTGTGGTGACCAAGCTGATCAGTTTCCTTAGCCATCGCTTTCTCGGCTCGATGCAGACGCGCACGACCACTGGAGCGCCCGGGGCACCCGTCGAGGCCAATCCCGTCACGCACAAATACTCCACGGTGGCCCTGGTACCCATCACAGACGATGTGCCCCTGACACCCTTCACCTACGAGCTCTACCACTCGCTGTGTGCCATCG GTCCTGTCCTGCGCCTGACCTCGGACTTGGCGCGCAAACAGCTGGGAATGAACATATTCGACGCATCGAACGAATACAGGCTGACCTCGTGGCTGGCCCAGCAGGAGGACCGCAACATTATAACCCTCTATCAGTGCGACAATGCGCTGAGTCCCTGGACCCAGCGTTGTATGCGTCAGGCGGACGTCGTCCTCATTGTGGGCCTGGGCGACCACTCGCATTTGGTGGGGAAGTTTGAGCGCGAGATCGATCGTCTGGCATTGCGCACCCAGAAGGAACTGGTCCTACTGTACCCGGAGACGGCGTCCTCAAAGCCGGCCAACACGCTCAGCTGGCTGAACGCTCGTCCTTGGGTGACCAAGCACCACCATGTGCTGTGTGTGAAGCGCATCTTCACGCGCAAAAGCCAATACCGCATT AATGATCTCTACAGTCGTGTGCTGCTATCCGAACCGAATATGCATTCCGATTTCTCGCGCCTGGCCCGCTGGCTGACGGGCAACTCGATTGGTCTGGTGTTGGGCGGTGGTGGTGCACGTGGCGCGGCCCATATTGGTATGCTTAAGGCCATCCAGGAGGCGGGCATACCCATCGACATGGTCGGGGGCGTCAGCATTGGTGCGTTGATGGGGGCCCTCTGGTGCTCGGAGCGGAACATTACCACGGTCACCCAGAAGGCGCGCGAGTGGTCGAAG AAAATGACCAAATGGTTCCTACAACTCTTGGATCTAACCTATCCCATCACATCGATGTTTTCTGGACGGGAGTTCAACAAGACCATACATGAAACCTTCGGGGATGTGAATATCGAGGATCTGTGGATACCCTACTTCACACTGACGACGGATATCACCGCCAGCTGCCATCGCATCCACACCAACG GTCACCTGTGGCGCTATTGCCGCGCCAGTATGTCCATCGCTGGTGTCTTTCCGCCCTTCTGTGATTACCGCGACGGCCATCTCCTACTCGATGGGTGCTACACGAATAATGTGCCAG CTGATGTGATGCACAATCTGGGCGCCGCTCACATAATCGCCATCGATGTGGGGTCGCAGGACGATACGGATCTGACCAACTACGGGGACGACCTAAGCGGCTGGTGGCTGCTCTACAAGAAGTGGAATCCGTTCACCGCACCCGTGAAGGTGCCCGATCTGCCGGACATTCAGTCGCGGCTCGCCTACGTCTCCTGCGTTCGACAACTGGAG GAGGTAAAGAACTCTGATTACTGCGAATACATTCGACCGCCCATCGACAAGTACAAGACCCTGGCGTTTGGCAGCTTCGACGAGATCCGCGACGTGGGCTATGTGTTCGGCAAGAACTACTTTGAGGGCATGGCCAAGGCGGGTCGGTTGGGCAGGTTCAATCAGTGGTTCAGCAAGGAGCCGCCCAAGCGGGGCAACCACGCCTCGCTCAACGAGTACACATTCATCGATTTGGCGCAGATCGTGTGCCGGCTGCCGGAGACCTATGGCTTGAACCCGTCGGATCTCTTCAGCGAGGATGAAGACTGCGATGGCTACATATCGGAACCAACGACACTGAACACG GATGTCCGGCGCTATCAGGTACCTCGTGGCGGCAACTCTTTGTCGTTGTCTGAGACTGAAATGGACATGGACTCGGACGTGGAGATGGATTTGAAAATGGAGCGCAAAATAGACAAGGCTACACAGTCCACACCGCCACTACAGAGCAAAGCACAGATTCTACGGCGAAAGCATTCGAAGGAGGAGGCTAGACACGAATGGGAAATCAAGCGGGAGCAGAAACAGGAGTTGGCGCGCGAGCAGGAACTGGAGCGAGAAAGGGAACTCAGTCAGAAGGGTACCACTGCGGGGGCCACTGGCTATACCCCAAACGCAGTCATCGCCACACAAACCTCGCTGATATTCATGGATGAAGAGGACGAGATGGACAAGAAAAAGACTAAAGACAATGACAGGGATGAGGTTAAGGGTAGTGCAGAGGATAAGGGAAAGAAAAAGGAGGAGGAAAAAGAGAACAGAAGCAACACGAATAACGAAACCAAAAACTATCTATAG